In Nicotiana tabacum cultivar K326 chromosome 19, ASM71507v2, whole genome shotgun sequence, one DNA window encodes the following:
- the LOC107816860 gene encoding BTB/POZ domain-containing protein At5g48800-like: MDKHHSQLSLAKCSRQRYSEWVFRDVPSDITIEVDGGTFSLHKFPLVSRSGRIRKLVAGHRDSDISRIELLSLPGGAESFELAAKFCYGVNFEITAANVAQLCCVSDYLEMTEDYSKNNLGSRAEEYLDIVACKNLEMCVEVLKQCENLLPLADELKIVTRCIDAIASKACVEQIASSFSRLEYSSSGRLHMNRQAKCEGDWWIEDLSVLRIDLYQRVITAMKCRGVRPESIAASLVNYAQKELTKKSTSWNQSSQPKVDVVSRSNGHEKVVVETIVSLMPVEKLVVPISFLFGLLRSAVMLDCTVACRLDLERRIGSQLDIATLDDLLIPSFRNAGDTLFDIDTVHRILVNFSQQEDSDEDMEDVSVFESDSATSPSQTALFKVAKLVDNYLAEIAPDANLKLNKFIAIAESLPAHARTVHDGLYRSIDVYLKAHQALSDPDRRRLCKLIDFQKLSQEAGSHAAQNERLPLQSIVQVLYFEQLRLRNALFCSYPDDDHKPMHQSWRINSGALSAAMSPRDNYASLRRENRELKLELARMRMRLNDLEKDHVCMKKNMEKSNSRSFMSNFSKKIGKFNIFGHSSSRESSSPSKRSQVTDSKLTERT; encoded by the exons ATGGACAAACACCATTCTCAATTGTCTCTCGCCAAGTGTTCACGGCAGCGTTATAGTGAATG GGTGTTTCGGGATGTTCCAAGTGATATAACGATAGAAGTAGATGGTGGCACATTTTCATTGCATAAG TTTCCTCTAGTCTCCAGAAGTGGGCGAATTCGGAAGCTTGTAGCAGGGCACAGGGATTCTGATATATCAAGGATAGAGCTTCTTAGCCTACCAGGTGGAGCTGAATCATTTGAGCTGGCAGCAAAATTCTGCTACGGTGTTAACTTCGAGATTACAGCTGCAAATGTTGCTCAGCTTTGTTGTGTATCAGATTATCTTGAGATGACTGAGGACTATTCAAAGAACAACCTTGGTTCCCGAGCTGAAGAATATCTTGATATTGTTGCTTGCAAGAATCTTGAAATGTGTGTTGAAGTCCTGAAACAATGCGAAAACCTACTCCCTTTGGCTGATGAGCTGAAAATAGTTACCCGATGCATTGATGCTATAGCCTCTAAGGCTTGTGTGGAGCAAATTGCTTCAAGTTTCTCGCGCTTGGAATATAGTAGTTCCGGTAGACTCCATATGAACCGCCAAGCCAAGTGTGAAGGAGACTGGTGGATAGAGGATTTGTCAGTTCTTCGCATTGACTTGTATCAACGAGTCATAACAGCGATGAAATGTCGTGGTGTTAGGCCTGAAAGTATTGCAGCATCACTAGTGAACTACGCACAGAAGGAGTTGACAAAGAAGTCCACTTCCTGGAATCAATCGAGCCAACCCAAAGTTGACGTGGTTTCTCGTTCAAACGGCCAtgaaaaagttgtggtcgagaCAATTGTTAGCCTTATGCCTGTTGAGAAATTGGTTGTTCCAATATCCTTTCTTTTTGGGTTGCTGAGAAGTGCAGTGATGCTCGACTGCACAGTTGCTTGTAGACTTGATCTTGAGAGGCGGATAGGATCTCAATTGGATATAGCTACTCTCGATGATCTTCTAATTCCTTCCTTTCGTAATGCTGGTGACACATTATTTGACATTGACACAGTGCATAGAATCTTGGTTAATTTTTCTCAGCAGGAGGATAGTGATGAAGATATGGAGGATGTCTCAGTTTTTGAGTCTGATAGCGCTACTTCGCCATCCCAAACTGCGTTATTCAAAGTCGCTAAACTGGTGGACAATTACCTTGCTGAAATTGCACCTGATGCAAACCTAAAGCTGAACAAGTTCATAGCAATTGCCGAAAGCTTACCAGCACATGCTCGTACTGTCCATGATGGACTTTACCGATCAATCGATGTCTACCTCAAA GCTCATCAGGCGTTATCAGATCCAGATAGGAGGAGACTATGCAAGCTGATTGATTTTCAGAAGCTCTCACAAGAAGCTGGATCACACGCTGCACAAAACGAACGCCTCCCACTCCAATCAATTGTACAGGTTCTATATTTCGAGCAACTGAGGCTTCGAAATGCCTTGTTTTGTTCTTATCCTGATGATGATCATAAGCCAATGCACCAATCGTGGAGGATCAATAGTGGTGCTTTAAGTGCAGCTATGTCTCCCCGGGATAATTATGCTTCTCTAAGACGAGAAAATAGGGAACTAAAACTTGAACTAGCACGAATGAGGATGAGATTGAATGACCTGGAGAAAGATCATGTTTGtatgaagaaaaatatggaaaaatCTAACTCCCGGAGTTTCATGAGTAACTTCTCGAAAAAGATTGGCAAGTTCAACATTTTTGGACATAGTTCTTCAAGGGAGTCAAGTTCTCCTTCAAAGAGATCACAAGTTACTGATTCTAAGCTAACTGAAAGAACATGA